AATCAACATAGCGGGGTGATTCTTCATCTTTAGCAGTTCTTCCACCATCGACCGCACCCGCTTGGGATTTAAACCTCCTCCCAGCAGGCTAATGATAGAGACGTCGGTAGGCAAATCGAGGCGCGATCGCACTTCCGCCTGGGTTTTGGGTTCCATAACTTCGAGTTTGATGGGAATTCCGGTGACATGGAGGATATCGGGATTTACGCCTCGCTGCACCAGAATCGTCTTGCCCAGCGTATTGGGTAAGAAGTAGCCATTCACCCGGTAATTAATCCAGGTGCTATGGGCGATCGCGTCTGTAACAACCACGTATTGAGGTTTAGAAACCTCGTCTTCCTTCTCAATCAACTGCAACAGCCGACTTGGAATTTGCTGCACACAAACAATCACATCGGGATCTCGTTTTTTAACAAACTGTCCCAATTGCCGAAAAAAGGGACGTTCTAACCGTGCCCAACCTAGATTGTTATCCAGAGATTTTTCCAGATCATCAATATCACTGCCTTCGTAAAAGGCTTTGTACAGAGCAGGAACTTTCTCGCTGAGTTGTTTGTAGGCTTGGGTGACGGCACTGCGGTAGATGGGGCTTGCATATTCCAACGCATCCGCCATTTCAATGGTAACGTCTGAAATTTCGGAGAAGGCCGCTTTCAAGGCTTTGGCGGCGTTGAGGTGTCCCGAACCAAGGGTGGCGTACAGGAT
This genomic stretch from Synechococcales cyanobacterium T60_A2020_003 harbors:
- a CDS encoding UDP-N-acetylglucosamine--LPS N-acetylglucosamine transferase, translated to MTSILILYATLGSGHLNAAKALKAAFSEISDVTIEMADALEYASPIYRSAVTQAYKQLSEKVPALYKAFYEGSDIDDLEKSLDNNLGWARLERPFFRQLGQFVKKRDPDVIVCVQQIPSRLLQLIEKEDEVSKPQYVVVTDAIAHSTWINYRVNGYFLPNTLGKTILVQRGVNPDILHVTGIPIKLEVMEPKTQAEVRSRLDLPTDVSIISLLGGGLNPKRVRSMVEELLKMKNHPAMLIVGAGRNDELLEAIEDLDGGEHIQLRKLGMIDYMDDLIVASDLIITKAGGLITSEILARGTPMILVDPIPGQEEQNADVIAASGAGVQLRLLEMVAPAVQYLLDHPDRLTEMSEAAHMLGQPRAALDIAETILSDWRSHIDSSTPQVQQQHDAV